The Desulfomicrobium orale DSM 12838 genome includes a window with the following:
- a CDS encoding DUF4326 domain-containing protein → MNNILILYPEEFKCEAKFSRKVSNIIQRIENITFYFPKDSNNFIFNFSKENKLKLIEEKNWRDCRLTHAIIFDDNEVFKDETNFIKKENIPLRLINIKITRVVNINKDIQYKNLKSTPSYEYIGRGSYWGNPYSIYEEGEDREEVIRKYKYDFDNDKFPNKDKSQVYKLSGKRLGCFCKPEPCHGDVLAEYLNSWDDGT, encoded by the coding sequence ATGAATAATATTCTAATCTTATATCCAGAGGAATTCAAGTGTGAGGCAAAGTTTTCAAGAAAAGTTTCGAATATTATACAGCGGATTGAAAATATAACTTTTTATTTTCCAAAAGACTCAAATAATTTTATTTTTAATTTTTCAAAAGAAAATAAATTAAAGCTAATAGAAGAAAAAAATTGGAGGGATTGTAGACTTACTCATGCGATAATTTTCGATGATAATGAGGTATTTAAGGATGAAACTAATTTTATAAAAAAAGAAAATATTCCACTTAGATTGATAAATATAAAAATTACTAGAGTTGTGAATATAAATAAAGATATACAATATAAAAATTTAAAAAGTACTCCTTCATATGAATATATTGGTCGAGGATCTTACTGGGGAAATCCGTATTCTATATATGAAGAAGGAGAAGACAGAGAGGAAGTTATTCGAAAATATAAATATGACTTTGATAATGATAAATTTCCAAACAAAGATAAATCTCAAGTCTATAAACTTTCTGGAAAGCGCCTTGGTTGTTTTTGTAAACCTGAACCATGCCACGGGGATGTATTAGCTGAGTACTTGAATTCTTGGGATGATGGAACATGA
- a CDS encoding dual OB domain-containing protein, with product MFRRTIVILANSIKHKKHCVAGKCVSTKKWIRPVSDETGGALSRSQVAYQNPYGIFIAKPLQKISIGLLRQVPLLHQPENYLIDNSVWTQNFNIPYTGLSQFLDNPSDLWGTSDRVEYLSIDYGLVQIIQSLYLVVVNNLVFYKNINNKRRASFTYKENIYDLAVTDPNFDSHENNQYRSKVICVSLGSVYKGFCYKLVVAIF from the coding sequence ATGTTTCGTAGGACAATTGTAATTCTTGCTAATTCTATTAAACATAAAAAACATTGTGTTGCTGGTAAATGTGTCTCAACTAAGAAATGGATACGTCCTGTTTCAGATGAAACAGGCGGGGCGTTGAGTCGGAGTCAAGTTGCGTATCAGAATCCTTATGGAATATTCATTGCCAAACCATTACAAAAAATTTCAATAGGATTATTGAGGCAAGTCCCTCTTTTGCATCAACCTGAAAATTATCTTATTGATAACTCAGTGTGGACTCAAAATTTTAATATTCCATATACAGGCTTGAGTCAATTTTTGGACAATCCTAGTGACCTATGGGGGACTAGTGATAGGGTTGAGTATTTATCTATTGACTATGGTCTTGTTCAAATAATACAATCTCTATATTTAGTAGTTGTCAATAACTTGGTGTTTTATAAAAATATCAATAACAAAAGGAGAGCCTCATTTACATACAAAGAAAATATTTATGATCTTGCTGTAACAGATCCAAATTTTGATAGTCATGAAAATAATCAATATAGATCAAAAGTGATATGCGTCAGCTTGGGGTCGGTTTATAAAGGTTTCTGCTATAAATTAGTCGTAGCTATTTTTTAA
- a CDS encoding DUF488 family protein codes for MNIYTIGFTKKNAETFFRLIKSAKIAKLIDIRLNADSQLAGFAKKNDLRFFLHEICGTEYFYFPEFAPTKDILEDYKKNRISWEKYEVRYLELIEKRKPIKKILPEFFENSCLLCSEHEPINCHRRLAAEYVNMSFNGIFKINHLY; via the coding sequence TTGAATATATATACCATAGGGTTTACAAAAAAAAATGCTGAAACATTTTTTAGATTAATTAAATCTGCAAAAATAGCTAAATTAATAGATATTCGTCTAAACGCAGATTCTCAATTGGCTGGTTTTGCTAAAAAAAATGATTTAAGATTCTTTCTGCATGAGATATGTGGGACAGAATATTTTTATTTTCCTGAGTTCGCGCCAACAAAAGATATATTAGAGGATTACAAAAAAAACAGAATAAGTTGGGAAAAATATGAAGTTCGATACTTAGAGCTTATTGAAAAACGAAAACCAATAAAGAAAATTTTGCCAGAGTTTTTCGAAAATAGTTGTTTGTTATGCAGTGAACATGAGCCAATCAATTGTCACCGAAGATTAGCTGCTGAATATGTCAATATGTCTTTTAATGGTATATTTAAAATTAATCACCTATATTAA
- a CDS encoding multiheme c-type cytochrome, whose protein sequence is MPVSTELGCKNCHGGSWSRDGVIGVSARTASDVLRKHDRRHKTTLMARAESGSPVSCQSCHADPLTDAPGKPELLSLSAAMHGFHANYLSGLNGAEACNACHATGTDSYTASFRGAHSRQPGESCARCHGTMEDHALSLLQAEKDKPKADKLMRHLRPRLVSAVEDINPRAPWSSLPDCLACHVEFERPESVKVTAFNQWAENDDLYQNRVDEAGLMCQACHGSAHAEHPAINPFNSGLDSLQPMRYQGNRRPIGAGGNCAVCHREEMDAELHHPNMLK, encoded by the coding sequence GTGCCCGTGTCCACGGAACTGGGCTGTAAAAACTGTCACGGCGGTTCGTGGAGCCGGGACGGCGTGATAGGCGTCTCGGCCCGGACGGCCTCGGATGTGCTGCGCAAGCACGACCGGCGGCACAAGACCACCCTCATGGCCCGAGCGGAAAGCGGCTCTCCCGTGAGCTGTCAGAGCTGTCACGCCGACCCGCTGACGGACGCTCCCGGCAAGCCTGAGCTGCTGAGCCTCTCGGCGGCCATGCACGGCTTCCACGCCAACTACCTGTCCGGTCTGAACGGCGCGGAAGCCTGCAATGCCTGCCACGCCACCGGCACGGACAGCTACACGGCCAGCTTCCGGGGAGCCCACTCCAGACAGCCCGGCGAATCCTGCGCCAGATGCCACGGCACCATGGAAGACCATGCCCTGAGCCTGCTTCAGGCCGAAAAGGACAAACCCAAGGCCGACAAGCTCATGCGTCACCTGCGACCCCGGCTGGTTTCCGCCGTGGAGGACATAAACCCGCGCGCGCCCTGGAGCAGCCTGCCCGACTGTCTGGCCTGCCACGTGGAATTCGAGCGGCCCGAAAGCGTCAAGGTCACGGCTTTCAACCAGTGGGCGGAAAACGACGACCTGTACCAAAACCGCGTGGACGAGGCCGGACTCATGTGCCAGGCCTGCCACGGCTCCGCCCATGCCGAGCACCCGGCCATCAATCCTTTCAACTCCGGCCTGGATTCCCTCCAGCCCATGCGCTACCAAGGGAACAGACGGCCCATCGGAGCGGGCGGCAACTGCGCCGTCTGCCACCGCGAAGAAATGGATGCCGAACTGCACCATCCGAATATGTTGAAATAG